One genomic window of Sodaliphilus pleomorphus includes the following:
- a CDS encoding glycosyltransferase family 2 protein codes for MEITIVIVSYQAKYFLEQTLRSAIEAVEGLDCEIIVVDNNSGDGTAAWVRERFGQQVRLIENKHNVGFGRANNQAIAQARGRYTLILNPDTIVTRSCLQSCCQWMASHPECGAIGVHMIDGDGHFLPESKRAFPTPWVSFCKIFGLSRLFPRSRWLAKYHLRYLDEREPHAVDILSGAFMFCRTSLLQQVGGFDEDFFMYGEDIDLSYRLVKAGYQNWYVPASIVHYKGESTRKESMRYVKVFYEAMLIFYRKHFPRYRAVFYPVIKLGVWMRQSLAMARRALGVPASGSKPQASPGQWVVLSRHAQEVARQCHIERYSTCIPASGETQVIVDDGSYSYGHIVQLIDSKARRGLHWHIYSSRNGIVISPKMQQP; via the coding sequence TTGGAAATCACAATCGTCATAGTAAGCTACCAGGCCAAATACTTCTTGGAGCAGACCCTGCGGTCGGCCATCGAGGCCGTCGAGGGGCTCGATTGTGAAATCATTGTGGTCGACAACAACTCGGGCGACGGCACCGCGGCTTGGGTGAGGGAGCGCTTTGGGCAGCAGGTGCGTCTCATCGAGAACAAGCACAACGTGGGCTTCGGCCGGGCCAACAACCAGGCCATCGCACAGGCGCGTGGCCGCTACACGCTCATCCTCAATCCCGACACCATCGTCACCCGCAGCTGCCTGCAATCGTGCTGCCAGTGGATGGCCTCGCACCCCGAGTGCGGCGCCATAGGCGTGCACATGATCGACGGCGACGGCCACTTCCTGCCCGAGTCGAAGCGGGCGTTTCCCACGCCGTGGGTGTCGTTTTGCAAGATCTTCGGCCTCTCGCGGCTCTTCCCGCGCTCGCGCTGGCTGGCCAAGTACCACCTGCGCTACCTCGACGAGCGCGAGCCACATGCCGTCGACATCCTCTCGGGGGCGTTCATGTTTTGCCGCACCAGCCTGCTGCAGCAAGTGGGCGGCTTCGACGAGGACTTTTTCATGTACGGCGAGGACATCGACCTCTCCTATCGCCTGGTAAAGGCAGGATACCAAAACTGGTATGTGCCCGCAAGCATTGTGCACTACAAGGGCGAGAGCACCCGCAAGGAGAGCATGCGCTATGTGAAAGTGTTCTACGAGGCCATGCTCATCTTCTACCGCAAGCACTTCCCGCGCTACCGGGCCGTGTTCTACCCCGTGATCAAGCTCGGGGTGTGGATGCGCCAGTCGCTGGCCATGGCCCGGCGTGCCCTGGGCGTGCCCGCAAGTGGCAGCAAGCCGCAGGCGTCGCCCGGGCAATGGGTTGTGCTGAGCCGCCATGCCCAGGAGGTGGCCAGGCAGTGCCACATCGAGCGCTACAGCACCTGCATCCCTGCCAGCGGCGAGACCCAGGTGATCGTCGACGACGGCAGCTACAGCTACGGCCACATCGTGCAACTCATCGACAGCAAAGCCCGCCGCGGCCTGCACTGGCACATCTACTCAAGCCGCAACGGCATCGTCATCTCACCCAAAATGCAGCAGCCATGA
- a CDS encoding GNAT family N-acetyltransferase, with product MTHDTTHKLLADGVVTLRALEPTDIDLLYQWENDTSLWTVTDTMAPYSRKLIWQYLNQFDGDVFQTCQLRLMIALQATGATIGTADLMHVDAFNSRAEVGLWVARQWQGQGYGHRALALLVDYAHNHLGLHQLYVNIPVFNTACLQLFDDCGFTLAGTLKSWIRRGGHYHDVNILQHIC from the coding sequence ATGACCCACGACACCACCCACAAGCTCCTCGCCGACGGCGTCGTGACCCTGCGCGCCCTCGAACCCACCGACATCGACCTGCTCTACCAGTGGGAAAACGACACCTCGCTGTGGACGGTGACCGACACCATGGCGCCCTACTCGCGCAAGTTGATATGGCAATACCTCAACCAGTTTGACGGCGACGTGTTTCAAACCTGCCAGCTGCGCCTCATGATCGCCCTGCAAGCCACAGGCGCCACCATAGGCACCGCCGACCTCATGCACGTCGACGCCTTCAACAGCCGCGCCGAGGTGGGGCTGTGGGTGGCACGCCAGTGGCAGGGCCAGGGCTACGGCCACCGCGCGCTTGCGCTGCTCGTCGACTATGCCCACAACCATCTGGGCCTGCACCAGCTTTATGTCAACATCCCGGTATTCAACACGGCCTGCCTGCAACTCTTCGACGACTGCGGCTTCACGCTCGCCGGCACGCTCAAGTCGTGGATAAGGCGGGGCGGGCACTACCACGACGTCAACATTCTGCAACACATTTGCTAA
- a CDS encoding YqgE/AlgH family protein, whose product MQAIDQDIFNLLDEQPTPSRGSVIVAKPTLADPHFKRSVVVLIDHDNEKGSMGLIVNKYTGFSLHDVLPSVDNASNVPLYLGGPVKPDMLFFLHRLTPDVIPGSLQVSKGLYLGGDYDAIKRYVGSGQPVDGLLKCILGYAGWDQGQLDGEIERHDWAVLNHAHYDNLMRENGDKLWRHTVQDFGDKYRLWLNWPSNPACN is encoded by the coding sequence ATGCAAGCAATCGATCAAGACATATTCAACCTGCTCGATGAGCAGCCCACTCCCTCGCGTGGCTCGGTGATTGTGGCCAAGCCCACACTCGCCGACCCGCACTTCAAGCGCTCGGTCGTCGTGCTCATCGACCACGACAACGAGAAAGGCAGCATGGGGCTCATCGTGAACAAGTACACCGGCTTCTCGCTGCACGACGTGCTGCCCAGCGTCGACAACGCCAGCAACGTGCCGCTCTACCTGGGCGGCCCGGTGAAGCCCGACATGCTGTTTTTCCTGCATCGCCTCACCCCCGACGTCATCCCTGGCTCGCTGCAAGTGTCCAAGGGGCTGTATCTGGGCGGCGACTACGATGCCATAAAGCGCTATGTGGGCAGCGGGCAGCCCGTCGACGGGCTCTTGAAGTGCATTCTGGGCTATGCCGGCTGGGACCAGGGCCAGCTTGACGGCGAGATCGAGCGCCACGACTGGGCCGTGCTCAACCACGCCCATTACGACAACCTCATGAGAGAAAACGGCGACAAGCTGTGGCGACACACCGTGCAGGACTTCGGAGACAAGTACCGCCTGTGGCTCAACTGGCCCAGCAACCCTGCATGCAACTGA
- a CDS encoding aspartate kinase, with the protein MKVLKFGGTSVGSVESLKNVKNIVESQDDQVIVVVSALGGVTDLLLDMTHKAEARDDSYEPMVEQLLNRHNSVIEGVVPANQQAQCKAIMQQFIVQGLTQFFSMLYANQNLDADYKAQVEDAIVAHGETLSSAIVTCMLGAVPHFSPNFIKTKDVDGERLLDNATFDLIAQEFKGRKEKVHVTQGFISEDSSNGAKTNLGRGGSDFTAALIAAALDASSLEIWTDVDGFYTADPRKDPTATIIPRMTYQQALDMCQAGAKVIYAPTLSPVAIKHIPVWVKNTFNPQAPGTLIE; encoded by the coding sequence ATGAAAGTACTGAAATTTGGAGGAACATCGGTGGGCTCGGTCGAGAGCCTGAAAAACGTGAAGAACATCGTTGAAAGTCAAGACGACCAAGTGATCGTGGTGGTGTCGGCCCTGGGCGGCGTGACCGACTTGCTGCTCGACATGACCCACAAGGCCGAGGCGCGCGACGACAGCTACGAGCCCATGGTTGAGCAACTGCTCAACCGCCACAACAGCGTGATCGAGGGCGTCGTGCCCGCCAACCAGCAAGCGCAGTGCAAAGCCATCATGCAGCAATTCATCGTGCAAGGCCTGACGCAATTCTTCTCCATGCTCTACGCCAACCAGAACCTCGATGCCGACTACAAAGCCCAGGTAGAAGACGCTATCGTGGCCCACGGCGAGACCCTCTCGTCGGCCATCGTCACTTGCATGCTGGGCGCAGTGCCCCACTTCTCGCCCAACTTCATCAAGACTAAAGACGTTGACGGCGAGCGATTGCTCGACAACGCCACCTTCGACCTGATTGCACAGGAGTTCAAGGGCCGCAAGGAGAAGGTGCACGTCACGCAGGGCTTCATCAGCGAGGACTCGAGCAACGGCGCCAAGACCAACCTGGGGCGTGGCGGCAGCGACTTCACCGCCGCCCTCATTGCTGCTGCCCTCGATGCCAGCAGCCTGGAAATATGGACCGACGTCGACGGCTTCTACACTGCCGACCCCAGGAAAGACCCCACTGCCACCATCATACCCCGCATGACTTACCAGCAGGCACTCGACATGTGCCAGGCCGGTGCCAAGGTCATCTACGCCCCCACCCTCTCGCCTGTGGCCATCAAGCACATTCCGGTGTGGGTGAAAAACACCTTCAACCCACAGGCACCAGGCACGCTCATCGAGTGA
- the thrC gene encoding threonine synthase produces the protein MRYYSTNDQTHQATLEEAVLKGRADDGGLYLPEHIPVLPQAFVSNLQAMSLQEMSYAVANYALQGDVEASVLHNIVYDSLNFPIPLVYVGGNRFALELFHGPTMSFKDVGMRFMARMVSYFTKQHHKEINVLVTTSGNTGGAVASGFYGMPGVNVYILYPQDTLSPLQEAQFTTLGGNVTALEVNGTLDDCREMVAEAFSDKELNERMHLTSARTINMARLLPQVFYYFFAFAQLAEREQNVDQLVFAVPCGNLGNLTAGVMAKQMGLPVKRFIAADNCNDIFTQYLATGDFVPRKVTPSVAPAMDIGNPQNFAQLHAMLHSHVEACELIDGVACDDKQIMSTIAHVWQQEHYLLDPQSATAYRALLEHLQPGETGVALATAHPAKYRDTVEQATGETLRVPGTLSRFLGGTRHVTQLKSGYTSFRQFLLSRDHNNNNR, from the coding sequence ATGAGATACTATAGTACCAACGATCAAACGCATCAAGCCACGCTCGAGGAGGCCGTGCTCAAGGGCCGTGCCGACGACGGCGGGCTCTACCTGCCCGAGCACATCCCCGTGTTGCCTCAAGCCTTTGTGAGCAACCTGCAGGCGATGAGCCTGCAAGAGATGAGCTATGCCGTGGCCAACTATGCCCTGCAGGGCGATGTCGAGGCCAGCGTGCTGCACAACATCGTCTACGACTCACTCAATTTCCCCATTCCGCTGGTCTATGTGGGCGGCAACCGCTTTGCCCTCGAGCTTTTTCACGGCCCCACCATGAGTTTCAAGGATGTGGGCATGCGCTTCATGGCCCGCATGGTGTCCTATTTCACCAAGCAGCACCACAAGGAAATCAACGTGCTGGTCACCACCTCGGGCAACACAGGCGGCGCCGTGGCAAGTGGCTTCTACGGCATGCCGGGCGTGAACGTCTACATCCTCTACCCCCAAGACACACTCTCGCCCCTGCAAGAGGCGCAATTCACCACCCTGGGCGGCAATGTGACAGCACTCGAGGTGAACGGCACACTCGACGACTGCCGCGAGATGGTGGCCGAGGCCTTCAGCGACAAGGAACTCAACGAGCGCATGCACCTCACGAGCGCACGCACCATCAACATGGCGCGGCTGCTGCCACAGGTGTTCTACTACTTTTTTGCCTTCGCCCAGCTCGCCGAGCGTGAGCAGAACGTCGACCAGCTCGTCTTTGCCGTGCCTTGCGGCAATCTGGGCAACCTCACTGCCGGGGTTATGGCCAAGCAAATGGGACTGCCGGTGAAGCGCTTCATTGCTGCCGACAATTGCAACGACATCTTCACTCAGTATCTCGCCACGGGCGACTTCGTGCCCCGCAAGGTCACACCCAGCGTGGCACCCGCCATGGACATAGGCAACCCGCAAAACTTTGCCCAGCTGCACGCCATGCTGCACAGCCATGTCGAGGCGTGCGAGCTCATCGACGGCGTGGCCTGCGACGACAAGCAAATCATGAGCACCATCGCCCACGTGTGGCAGCAAGAGCACTATCTGCTCGACCCGCAAAGTGCCACGGCCTATCGCGCGCTGCTCGAGCACCTGCAGCCTGGCGAGACGGGCGTGGCGCTGGCCACGGCACACCCGGCCAAGTACCGCGACACCGTGGAGCAAGCCACGGGCGAAACGCTGCGTGTGCCCGGCACGCTGTCGCGCTTCCTGGGCGGCACCCGCCACGTGACCCAGCTCAAGAGCGGCTACACCTCGTTCAGGCAGTTCTTGCTGAGCCGCGACCACAACAACAATAACCGCTGA
- a CDS encoding T9SS type A sorting domain-containing protein encodes MKKSLLLAAAALMAATAVDAQPVVAKTLPALSSIPASVDAVQPFQNYSEVATMATPAQRKANAKRRAGATLKAWYNRPAGSFYRSMTSTGAAFYNPMLWNPFMRDVTYTNASTGAKSYSWEWDQYDTDRDTFTVRNSTATDLVINTQVRESAYAPALTAINGSNTDVYKMTSHSYDSQTKATTDYETVVAYNSDPIASMEEDYKAQGFSAYLSPKWFCAGTRQGQSRGVVYYTGAKDADGNKNGCWFGRNWSGWNGMAMYVEKPASRYGLRGLQVLYTNYTGTGDAKLTARVYKAHKVANDNGGLDSLILDDLMGTATATLDTTMAQSGLLPFTFQEVEAGLPYDVTLDIDYAYAIVLSGYDNDNIDSWTMLISCDTYDEGYGQHGYMLHINDKDSISAEYGLDNFFQESLGVTAPSIFLDVEYPVLDFWYVNTKTGEPIGKNVEFAANGGKNDVEFFSTHASDEWTVADKDGNDLPSWLTYTLSDSTANDEYTGHSHMVLTAEALPAGVTGRAATVRVSYPGAEQFVYVTQGNVSGVNQVATSNVVVRVENGDFVVNATAGAQAKVYNVAGQLVREATLSEGSNVIDGQSLSNGVYLVKIGNKTVKVVK; translated from the coding sequence ATGAAAAAGAGTTTACTATTAGCAGCTGCAGCACTCATGGCAGCCACCGCTGTCGATGCTCAGCCCGTTGTTGCTAAGACCCTGCCCGCTCTGTCGAGCATCCCGGCATCGGTCGATGCAGTTCAACCCTTCCAAAACTACAGCGAGGTTGCCACTATGGCAACGCCTGCTCAACGCAAGGCCAATGCCAAGCGCCGTGCCGGTGCCACCCTCAAGGCGTGGTACAACCGTCCTGCTGGCTCATTCTATCGCAGCATGACAAGCACGGGTGCAGCGTTCTACAACCCCATGCTTTGGAATCCATTTATGAGAGATGTGACCTATACCAACGCCTCTACCGGTGCTAAGAGCTACAGCTGGGAGTGGGATCAGTACGACACCGACCGCGACACGTTCACCGTGCGCAACAGTACTGCTACCGACCTTGTCATCAATACTCAGGTGCGTGAGAGTGCTTATGCACCTGCGCTCACTGCAATCAACGGCTCCAACACCGACGTCTACAAGATGACATCTCACAGCTACGACAGCCAGACGAAGGCCACTACCGACTATGAGACAGTTGTGGCTTACAACAGCGATCCTATTGCTTCGATGGAAGAGGACTACAAGGCGCAGGGTTTCTCGGCCTACTTGTCGCCTAAGTGGTTCTGCGCCGGCACGCGTCAGGGTCAAAGCCGCGGCGTGGTGTACTACACTGGTGCCAAGGATGCCGATGGCAACAAAAACGGTTGCTGGTTTGGCCGCAACTGGAGTGGCTGGAACGGCATGGCTATGTATGTAGAGAAGCCCGCCAGCCGCTATGGGCTGCGTGGCCTCCAAGTGCTCTATACCAACTACACGGGCACAGGCGATGCCAAGCTCACTGCACGCGTCTACAAGGCTCACAAGGTTGCTAACGATAACGGCGGCCTCGACTCGCTGATTCTCGACGACCTCATGGGCACTGCTACTGCAACTCTCGACACCACCATGGCTCAGTCGGGCTTGCTCCCCTTCACCTTCCAAGAGGTTGAGGCCGGTCTGCCCTACGATGTCACACTCGACATCGACTATGCCTATGCCATTGTACTCAGTGGCTACGACAACGACAACATCGACTCGTGGACGATGCTCATCTCTTGCGACACCTACGATGAGGGCTATGGCCAGCACGGCTACATGCTGCACATCAACGACAAAGACAGCATCTCTGCAGAATATGGTCTCGACAACTTCTTCCAAGAGTCGCTGGGTGTGACCGCACCCTCGATCTTCCTCGATGTGGAGTATCCTGTGCTCGACTTCTGGTATGTGAACACCAAGACTGGCGAGCCCATTGGCAAGAATGTTGAGTTTGCTGCCAACGGTGGCAAGAACGACGTTGAGTTCTTCTCGACTCACGCCAGCGACGAGTGGACCGTGGCCGACAAGGATGGCAACGATCTGCCATCGTGGCTCACCTACACGCTGAGCGACTCTACCGCCAACGACGAGTACACTGGTCACTCTCACATGGTGCTCACTGCCGAGGCTCTGCCTGCTGGCGTGACTGGCCGTGCTGCTACCGTCAGGGTTTCTTATCCTGGTGCCGAGCAGTTTGTGTATGTCACTCAGGGCAACGTGAGTGGCGTGAACCAGGTGGCTACAAGCAATGTGGTTGTGCGTGTTGAGAACGGCGACTTCGTGGTCAACGCTACCGCCGGTGCTCAAGCCAAGGTTTACAATGTGGCCGGTCAGCTCGTGCGCGAGGCTACACTGAGCGAGGGCAGCAACGTCATCGACGGCCAGAGCCTGAGCAATGGTGTATACCTTGTGAAGATTGGCAACAAGACCGTAAAGGTTGTGAAGTAA
- a CDS encoding DUF4302 domain-containing protein: MKKFLNISVIALVAMGSLGLSSCSHEEDDIFNENAATRLAGTITTYSDILTQNGGKWELEYFTTSDEPGYVYVMTFNKNGTVTMAGQNQWIGKMKTNDPSSTTPYFASETSLWEVITDNGPVLSFNSYNPIFHLFADPADLPSTTVNEGGHGHTGDYEFDIMKYSDNGDTLYLQGKKHEVNMIMTRIPASTDDKTYMNEVTAMADSFFNANISENYINLPGGSRYVVLDGATSIMTTYPENGDPVVQSTTHNFIITRTGLSLMSPMTLHDSIDGKDYSVQHFVRQADGSLLCTDDNKTTITADYLSGCVASKNMSWKLALGSVGLGGRFLDEYNTLVTDMKAFNSSTLSSMHFGWNASAGRYELNFPFTFKNSRKQTVKATGIIIANVVAVDHNTVKFSFDFDDPVYSDTKQVNYVYGKTYYNSVPGLKAFIDDIAATSFTLSTADVLAPLSITMADQGNADSFIKINVYNP; encoded by the coding sequence ATGAAGAAATTCCTTAATATATCAGTAATTGCTCTCGTGGCCATGGGATCGCTCGGGCTGAGCTCTTGCAGCCACGAGGAGGATGACATCTTTAATGAGAATGCAGCCACACGTCTGGCTGGCACCATCACCACCTATAGCGACATCCTCACCCAGAACGGCGGCAAGTGGGAGCTGGAGTACTTCACCACCAGCGACGAGCCTGGCTACGTCTATGTGATGACTTTCAACAAGAACGGCACCGTCACCATGGCTGGCCAAAACCAGTGGATAGGCAAGATGAAGACCAACGACCCGTCGAGCACCACGCCCTACTTTGCCAGCGAGACCTCGCTGTGGGAGGTGATCACCGACAACGGCCCTGTGCTCTCGTTCAACTCCTACAACCCCATCTTCCATCTCTTTGCCGACCCTGCCGACCTCCCCTCGACCACTGTCAACGAGGGTGGACACGGCCACACGGGCGACTATGAGTTCGACATCATGAAGTACAGCGACAATGGCGACACGCTCTACCTGCAGGGCAAGAAGCACGAGGTGAACATGATCATGACCCGCATCCCGGCCTCGACCGACGACAAGACCTACATGAACGAGGTGACAGCCATGGCCGACAGCTTCTTCAACGCCAACATCTCAGAGAACTACATCAACCTGCCCGGCGGCTCGCGCTATGTGGTGCTCGACGGGGCCACGTCGATCATGACCACCTATCCCGAAAACGGCGACCCTGTGGTTCAATCTACGACGCACAACTTCATCATCACCCGCACAGGTCTGTCTCTCATGTCGCCCATGACCCTGCACGACTCTATCGACGGCAAGGACTACAGCGTGCAGCACTTTGTGCGCCAAGCCGACGGATCGCTGCTGTGCACCGACGACAACAAGACCACTATCACGGCCGACTACCTGAGCGGTTGCGTCGCCAGCAAGAACATGTCGTGGAAGCTCGCCCTGGGCTCTGTTGGCCTGGGAGGCAGGTTCCTCGACGAGTACAACACCCTGGTGACCGACATGAAGGCTTTCAACTCCTCCACACTCTCGTCGATGCACTTCGGCTGGAATGCCAGTGCCGGCCGCTATGAGCTCAATTTCCCCTTCACGTTTAAAAACTCGAGAAAGCAAACGGTGAAGGCCACGGGCATCATCATTGCCAATGTTGTCGCTGTTGACCACAACACGGTGAAGTTCTCGTTCGACTTCGACGACCCTGTCTACAGCGACACCAAGCAGGTGAACTACGTCTATGGCAAGACCTACTACAACAGTGTGCCAGGTCTCAAGGCATTTATCGACGATATTGCCGCCACTTCGTTCACGCTCAGCACCGCCGACGTGCTGGCACCCTTGTCGATCACAATGGCCGACCAGGGCAATGCCGACAGCTTCATCAAGATCAACGTCTACAACCCGTAG
- a CDS encoding substrate import-associated zinc metallohydrolase lipoprotein — translation MMKSIKYILSSALMMAACTLTLSSCSDDDLGPTIFPDPGSELDSTAYTYKFDKWLQQNYLQPFNLQFVYKMKDISTNMNYNVIPASFQKAEDVAVLAKYMWFDAYEAVAGDGIEFLKQNSPRMIHIIGSPAYETDGSIIQGLAEGGVKISLYQVNDIDANSYESLNNICFKVMHHEFTHILHQKKTYPTTFNLVSNGKYDGTNWASKNTYVVRSLGFVDPYASSQYREDYAETTALYITYSDEEWAQLLDDASHGWYYDSKSSRAYRYCYYTNNEVSDDNIKYAATNEVRDYVTPDDDTVKVAFNTINNSVRYSNNYYMGTAPYTINSDSTAYHDAKGRPVDAGGYLLDLDGSRIRIPLLIHDVEDTDGVKGNEAILAKLAIIRQWFLDSWNIDLDALHREVQKRQHNYDINALRKQIDDVK, via the coding sequence ATGATGAAATCAATCAAATATATCCTCTCATCAGCATTGATGATGGCCGCTTGCACGCTGACGCTCTCCTCGTGCAGCGACGACGACCTGGGCCCAACCATCTTCCCCGATCCAGGCAGCGAGCTCGACTCTACAGCCTACACCTACAAGTTCGACAAGTGGCTGCAGCAAAACTATCTCCAGCCCTTCAACTTGCAGTTTGTGTACAAGATGAAAGACATCAGCACCAACATGAACTACAACGTCATTCCGGCCTCCTTCCAGAAGGCCGAAGACGTGGCTGTGCTGGCCAAGTACATGTGGTTTGATGCCTACGAGGCTGTGGCTGGCGACGGCATCGAGTTTTTGAAGCAGAACTCGCCCCGCATGATACACATCATTGGCTCGCCGGCCTATGAGACCGACGGCTCCATCATCCAAGGTCTGGCCGAGGGCGGCGTCAAGATTTCGCTCTACCAGGTCAACGACATCGATGCCAACAGCTACGAGTCGCTCAACAACATCTGCTTCAAGGTCATGCACCACGAGTTTACCCACATCCTGCACCAGAAGAAGACTTACCCCACCACCTTCAACCTGGTGAGCAACGGCAAGTACGACGGCACCAACTGGGCTTCTAAGAATACCTATGTAGTGCGCTCGCTGGGCTTTGTCGATCCCTATGCCTCGAGCCAGTATCGTGAGGACTATGCCGAGACCACTGCCCTCTACATCACCTATAGCGACGAGGAGTGGGCTCAGCTGCTCGACGATGCCAGCCACGGGTGGTATTACGACTCCAAGAGCAGCAGGGCTTATCGCTACTGCTACTATACCAACAACGAAGTCTCTGATGACAACATCAAGTATGCTGCAACCAACGAGGTGCGCGACTATGTGACCCCCGACGACGACACAGTGAAGGTGGCGTTCAACACGATCAACAACAGCGTGCGCTACTCCAACAACTACTACATGGGCACTGCCCCCTACACCATCAACAGCGACAGCACCGCCTATCACGATGCCAAGGGGCGCCCGGTCGATGCCGGCGGCTACCTGCTCGACCTCGACGGCTCGCGCATACGCATCCCGCTGCTCATTCACGATGTTGAAGATACCGACGGCGTGAAGGGCAACGAAGCCATCCTCGCCAAGTTGGCCATCATTCGTCAATGGTTCCTCGACTCCTGGAACATCGATCTCGATGCCTTGCATCGCGAGGTACAGAAGCGTCAGCACAACTACGACATCAATGCATTGCGCAAGCAAATCGATGACGTGAAATGA